CCTGTATCTTGAACTTGAATAAAAGCTTGAGTTGAATTTGTTGTTAAACTAATCTTAACCTGTCCCCCTTGAGGGGTAAACTTAATCGCATTATCTAAAAGATGTTCTACAATTTGTTGTAATCGTTCTGGATCTCCAATGACATTACTAACGGATTCATCCACTTGTACTTGCAAATTAATTCCTTTGGTAATTGCTACAGATTCAAAGTTTTTTAATACAGATTCAATCACCGCTTGTAACTTAACAGACATTAAATTAATTTTAGTTTTGCCTTGTAATAAATTAGAAATATCTAATAAATTCTCAATTAACTTCGTCAAAGCCTTAGCGTTACGTTCCATCGTTTCTAAGGCGGCTTGGGAACGTTCAGGAGTTAAAGAACGGGTACGCAAAAGATATAACCAACCCAGAATCACATTTAATGGGGTTCTTAATTCATGGGAAACTATCGCTAAGAATTCATTTTTTAATTGATTAGCTTGTGTCAATTCTTCTGTTTGTTGTTGAAGTCCTTTTAACGCAATTTGTAATTCTCGTTTTCTTAACGCTAATTCCTGAGCCAAAGTTTCTAAATCTACACTTTGAGTTGCTAATTCTTGCTGTAATAACTCTCTTGTTCGCTTAATGATAATCCAGTTACTAACCCTGGCTCTTAATTCCTCTACCGAAAAGGGTTTCATTAAATAATCTTGTGCGCCTTCTCGTAATAATTGTACCCGTGATTCATCATCCACTTTAGCTGTTAACATCACAATCGGAATCATATTTAGTTCTGGATAAGTTCGGATTTGATGTACCAGTTCATCCCCAGTCATTCGTGGCATCATAATATCACTAATAATTAAATCAGGATGTAGGGCGAGGGCTTGCTGTAAACCCTGTTCTCCATTAGTAGCAGTAGCTGTATTATAGTCTAATGCTAAAGTCGTACAGACAAATTGACTCATGGTTGGATTATCTTCGACTACCAAAACTAACGGTTTTTCCGGTTGAGAAATTTTTTGAGATAAGGACTCGTTAGGGATTAAGGTTCGCAGTTCATCTAACCAAGGTTGAATTGTCTTTTCACTCCAAATGGGGGAATCATTGCTCATGTTAGTAGAAGTGAAAAGCTCAACTCCAACCTCAGAACTAATTTTTAACGGGAATTCTACCGAAAATAAGGCTCCACCCTCTGGTGCTTCTTGAACCGTAACAAAACCCCCTTGAAGTTCCACAAATTCCTTAACAATTGCTAACCCTAATCCCGTTCCTCCAAACTGCCGACTTAACCCCGTATCTACTTGACGAAACCGTTCAAAAATTTCCTCCCTGAGTTCTGGCGCAATCCCAATTCCACTATCTTGCACTTGTATAATTCCCCAAGGAGAATCTGTTTTTTCAGACACAGATAAACCGCAGTAAACTTTCCCTCCCTTCGGTGTAAATTTAAAAGCATTTGAAAGTAAATTTAATAAAATACGTTCCATTTTTTCGACATCGATTTCTGCTAGAACAACCTCTGGTGTTTCCACAATGAAATCAATATTTTGTTCCTGGGCGAATCCGTCAAAATTTGCGGCCATCACTCGCACCAGATGGGCAATATCCACAGAGCTATAGTGAAGCTGCATTTGACCTTCTGCTAATTTAGAGACATCTAGCAGGTCATTCACTTGTTTGAGTAATAAACGCGCATTCCGTTCAATAATTTGGATATCTTTATGGTGTTGTTGAGGAAGTTCAGGTGAAGCTAATAACTGTTCTGCTGGCCCCAAAATTAATGCCAAAGGAGTCCGAAGTTCATGGCTCATATTGGCAAAAAATTGCGTTTTGAGGTGATCTAATTCCTTGAGTTGGTCATAAAGGGTTTCTAATTTTTGATTAGCCGATTTTAAATTTTGATGACGTTGTTCTGATAAATGAGCCGATTCAATTAAAGCTAAAGCTTCGGGAACTAAAGGCGGTAATGCTAACGCCGTTACCACTGAAACAAAGGCTGTAATAACTTTGATGACTCCTGCTAACCAATACATCGGATGCCAAAGTGTCCAGACCTCCATCAGATGAGTCATTCCACAAGCAATAATAAAGGCTCCAAACGCTAAGAACATCCAATGAAAGGGAATTTCTCGACGAGATTTATGAACAAAATAAACCAATGTGACAGAAATGGAAAAATAAGCTAAAGCAATCAGAACATCAGAACTGACGTGCATCCAGACCAGTCCGGGTTTCCATAAATAACAATGACCATGAGGAATAAAACCAGACCCATTAAACAGGGTTTGAAAGACTTCTGGTTTAAAGATGCCAACCAGAATCGGAATCGATAGAATAACAATCGTACTTGAAACAATAGAATTAGATTGAGTTGTGATCATTGTCACTTCGGAACCGTTGGGACGGGAATTTAGGGGACATATTCTTTAGTTTAAACTACCCCAGGGGAAGTTGTAAGTCTATCTTTAAAGTTAATAATGACAAATTTTTGAATATATTTAGAGTTTTAACGTCGAAAATCATTGTTTTATTTTAAATAATTTTTGTGGGTTTTTGATTGAATACTAAAGCTTTTATTCGATTAAAGCCGATATTGATGATAAACTTGAGAAGCAGCACGATGCAGTAAAGAATGGCGATAAACTAATGCTTCTAAATCATCAGAATAGCCCCCACCTATGATTCCAGCAACCGGATAACCTAGACTAACACAAGTGCTTAAAACTTGCATTTCTCGTCGCCAAAGTCCCGTATCCGTTAAAGCTAATTTTCCTAATCGATCCTCACAATGGGGGTCAACCCCTGCATCATAAAAAACTAAATCGGGTTTCACTTGAGATAATATATCCGGTAAATAATCAGCTAAAGTCTGTAAATATTCCTCATCTTCCATACCTATCGGTAAGGGAACATCTAAATCACTGATTTGTTTTTTAGCCGGAAAATTTGCCTCACAGTGCATTGAAAAAGTAAACACATTCGGATCATTTTGGAAAATAACGGCGGTTGCATCTCCTTGATGTACATCCAAATCCACAATTAATATTGTTTTAGCCAGTCCTAACTCTTGTACCACACGAGTAGCGATCGCGATATCATTAAAAATACAAAATCCCGATCCAAAACTGGGAAACGCATGATGAGTTCCTCCCGCCGTATTGCAAGCTAAACCCTGAGATAACGCTAATTTTGCGGTTAAAATTGACCCCCCCACAGCAATACAAGTTCGTCTTGCTAAAGCCGGACTCCAAGGTAAACCGATGCGACGTTGTGCTTTAGGCTCAAGAGTTCCCTGACAATACCCCTCTACATAATCTTTATCATGTACCCATTCAATCCATGCTTGAGGCGGTAATTCTGGGGTATGAACTTGAGAAATATCCGTCACTCCATCCCGCAATAATAACTCATATAATAAACGAAACTTAGCCATCGGAAACCGATGTTCAGGCGGTAAGGGAACAACATAATCAGGATGAAAAATGATCGGTAAATCCATACTCGCTAACTGTAGTTAAAACGTTAGAGTTAAATCAAATAGAATTGAGTCAAAAACAATGACAACCCTTTGGCAGTATGGCAGTAGTAACCCTGATAATGCAACCCATCTCGATACCATTCGTCAGTGGTGGGTATCCTTACAAGATCAGGAGATTCATTGGCAACAACGGTTACTCCCGACCGATGGAGATCTCATCCATTTAGACTGGGAACCCCAAAAATTTGATGAAATCTTTACCATCAAGACCCCACAAGTTCGGGGTGCTACCCTTTATTGGTTTAAACCCGAACAACCTCAAGAACGAAGTATTACCCCCCATAAATTAGAACTGGATTTACAACAAAAACGATTGTATATTTTTCCTGAATCTCAACAACAAATTGTGATTCGAGTAGAACGCTATAAGCTGCCCTATCAACTGATTGAATTAACCGATCCAGATTTAGCAGTCGGTAAAAATGGTATGATTTTATTACGAGATCATCAACAGTTAATAGAAGTGAAAATCAATCTCAGTTTAGATCGACTGAAGTTGTTAAAATCTAAACTGAGTTCGGATCAATAACTTCCCCCAGATGTGATACAACCCCGGATCAGTTCCTTGACATCCCTTAGACCAATGCACTACCATGTCGTCTAATCACAAACCCATCTGATAAATACTGGCAAGTTAGGACGTTTCTGATGTCAAAAATCTATAGCACAGAGGAACTGATCCACATTTTAAAGGAGGAGCGCGAGGCTTGTCTGAAAGGGGAGCGTTTGAATTTAAAGGCAACGCCTGCCGTCGGAAACCCAGTAATTGATTGTTTTTTGAAGCCAGAGGGAATTCAAAAGTTTACAGCTTATCAAAATTTTAAAGCCACCATTCACCAGTATCAAAAAGAAAATCAAGTTTCTGGGATTCTGGAGCGAGAAATTACTGTTAAGGGAAAAACCCTACAGTTTCCCTTTGTTAATGAACAATTAATCGCCTTACCTTGTGATTTTGAACAGTTAAAACGGGCAAAAATTCGAGTCTTAGAATTTTGGGACGAAGTAACGGCGGGAATGGATTTATATTTAAGTTTAAATAATGGTAAAGATTATCGTCAAATTTGTATTGAAGAAGTAGATGCTATTGTCCAACGCACAGAATGGGCTTGTATTTGGAAATGGGAAA
The Planktothrix sp. FACHB-1365 DNA segment above includes these coding regions:
- a CDS encoding ATP-binding protein, yielding MITTQSNSIVSSTIVILSIPILVGIFKPEVFQTLFNGSGFIPHGHCYLWKPGLVWMHVSSDVLIALAYFSISVTLVYFVHKSRREIPFHWMFLAFGAFIIACGMTHLMEVWTLWHPMYWLAGVIKVITAFVSVVTALALPPLVPEALALIESAHLSEQRHQNLKSANQKLETLYDQLKELDHLKTQFFANMSHELRTPLALILGPAEQLLASPELPQQHHKDIQIIERNARLLLKQVNDLLDVSKLAEGQMQLHYSSVDIAHLVRVMAANFDGFAQEQNIDFIVETPEVVLAEIDVEKMERILLNLLSNAFKFTPKGGKVYCGLSVSEKTDSPWGIIQVQDSGIGIAPELREEIFERFRQVDTGLSRQFGGTGLGLAIVKEFVELQGGFVTVQEAPEGGALFSVEFPLKISSEVGVELFTSTNMSNDSPIWSEKTIQPWLDELRTLIPNESLSQKISQPEKPLVLVVEDNPTMSQFVCTTLALDYNTATATNGEQGLQQALALHPDLIISDIMMPRMTGDELVHQIRTYPELNMIPIVMLTAKVDDESRVQLLREGAQDYLMKPFSVEELRARVSNWIIIKRTRELLQQELATQSVDLETLAQELALRKRELQIALKGLQQQTEELTQANQLKNEFLAIVSHELRTPLNVILGWLYLLRTRSLTPERSQAALETMERNAKALTKLIENLLDISNLLQGKTKINLMSVKLQAVIESVLKNFESVAITKGINLQVQVDESVSNVIGDPERLQQIVEHLLDNAIKFTPQGGQVKISLTTNSTQAFIQVQDTGQGIPEDSLSSIFESFRQADSSITRQHGGLGLGLAIVKQLVKLQHGSVQAESAGEGKGSTFTVTLPLRKSSYFAALNSNN
- a CDS encoding histone deacetylase; protein product: MDLPIIFHPDYVVPLPPEHRFPMAKFRLLYELLLRDGVTDISQVHTPELPPQAWIEWVHDKDYVEGYCQGTLEPKAQRRIGLPWSPALARRTCIAVGGSILTAKLALSQGLACNTAGGTHHAFPSFGSGFCIFNDIAIATRVVQELGLAKTILIVDLDVHQGDATAVIFQNDPNVFTFSMHCEANFPAKKQISDLDVPLPIGMEDEEYLQTLADYLPDILSQVKPDLVFYDAGVDPHCEDRLGKLALTDTGLWRREMQVLSTCVSLGYPVAGIIGGGYSDDLEALVYRHSLLHRAASQVYHQYRL